The genomic window TTATCGACCGGTTTTTATTTTGTGAATTATCTTTTATGCTGCAGTTTACTGTAAATATTGTGGATGAGCCCGTCTGCAACAGAAATCTTCGGAACAAAAATCCGGTTGATCTCCGACCAGGTCATCACATTGTTGAAAATTTTTAAGGCATGAACCAAAACATCCGCTCTATCTTCACGCATATTGTATTTTGTCATTCTTTCTTCCACAGAAAGTCCGTCGAATTCTTTGTAGACTTTTCTCAGGTGGGAAAGCGACATCGGTTTGCCGTCTTTGGTTTTGCTCATCGAGAAAACTTTGTTGATGTTTCCTCCCGAACCGATGGCTACGATAGGTCTTTTGCTGTTGATATTTTTCCTGATTTCTTCTTTCATATCTTTCCAGTTATCGGGCGTTACCAAATTATTCAGCAAACGGATGGTTCCGATGTTGAAAGATTTTTCGTAGATCATTTTCCCGTTTTCGTAGAAAGTAAGCTCGGTAGAACCGCCGCCTACGTCGATATATAAATAAGCAAAGTCTTTATCCAAGCCTTCTGC from Chryseobacterium wanjuense includes these protein-coding regions:
- a CDS encoding Ppx/GppA phosphatase family protein, with product MKIAAIDIGSNAARLLINEVKFNNKEPEFIKLNLLRIPLRLGMDVFTLGKIGPEREKMVIDSMKIFSDLMKIYKVEHYRACATSAMRDATNGQDIIREVKETSGIDIEIISGDEEATLVFENHVAEGLDKDFAYLYIDVGGGSTELTFYENGKMIYEKSFNIGTIRLLNNLVTPDNWKDMKEEIRKNINSKRPIVAIGSGGNINKVFSMSKTKDGKPMSLSHLRKVYKEFDGLSVEERMTKYNMREDRADVLVHALKIFNNVMTWSEINRIFVPKISVADGLIHNIYSKLQHKR